Part of the Onthophagus taurus isolate NC chromosome 11, IU_Otau_3.0, whole genome shotgun sequence genome is shown below.
gaataaaacataaaaatttgttctCCAATTCTAAACCAAGTAAAAACACAAAGACCTCAAAGAACAAGTTCTTTGTTCGGTGTCACAGATCTCGTATTTACTTGCTTACGAGTTTCCCCTATCGATTGCACGATAAGGATTCTTTCCAAAAGAAAAGGGAATCGCAATCCATCGCATCCTCCAGGTTTATATTTACGACCAGAGCGCCATCTTCGTTATTGAATTATAGCCCCGACCTTTACGTCGGTCTTACGATTTTCTCTCTGGCGCGCGTTTGTATTTGTAGGACCACCGTTATGTGTTGTCATAAAAGACTGAAACGACGAACGCACTTGCAGAATTCTATTACAGGTAAAAAGCCCCGGATAAAATCCTAGAAATAGTCCCCCCTCAATTTTCGACACTAATTGCTCTTACTCCCGCAATATTACTGCATTAACTCCCGGAATACAATTTGCGGGTTATTGCAATTACGTGGGACGTTCTACGGATATGGAACCTGATGCATGGTGTTTGTATGGTGTAATCAGGCAATTGCTTACCTTAAATAAATCGATGTAGTACGTTGGGATGACTCGAATCGTTTATTAGCAAGGATTTATGCAATTATGTAGagataaacataaatttctaaattaaacaattttggtGGAGGTGCCGggaaaattgattaatatctaaagttaatatataattaaggatatatttttatttcctcaACAGATAATTCTTTATATTGATCAGTTGGATTTAATGAGTTCCATTTATAATGAGTTATTCtattttgagttatgattatTTGGTTCCAGTTTAGTGTTAAAGTGGTTGTGCTTAGTTATGGATTAGTTTGGTTTTGTACAAGATTGATTGTGCTATATCATGATTGCGAGGCGATTAAGTTTGGTTTGAGTGTGAATAAGATGAGTTTAGTTTGGATGTGtctcaattaattttgattttgaccGTGGTTTGACGTGAATTATTTTCTTGCATGGAgttcatcattttcaaaatcttGTATCCCCAAAACCAAacgagatttttaaaaacggtttgttGCATGAAAAAGTAGACACTTTCATTTATCAGATCCGAAAATagcagaaaaaaattttaataaatcgatttttcacgaatttttgaatttaatgcTATAACCAACGCCTTATATaacagtaaaaaaaattaaaaaacttgtatctcaaaaaccaaaagagatttttaaaaaccgtttgttgcattaaaaaattgacaCTTTCATTCATAATTTCTGAAAATTGTAGagaaatttttctagaaatcgcatttttacaaattttttaatttaaccattACGTTgtaaaatggaaaataaacttatcaacttaaaaaaattgtatctcaaaaaccaccAGAGATTTTCAAGAACGGTTTGTTGCATTAACAATTAGACACTTTCTTTTATGAATTCtgaaaattgcagaaaaaaattttaagaaatcgaattttcacgaatttttgaatttaatgcTGTAACCAACACCTTATAAAACAGTAAAAAAACTTAAGGTACTTGTATCTCATAAACCaaaagagattttcaaaaacggttggttgcattaaaaaatttaaactttcatttataatttctgaaaATTGTAGAGACATTTTTGTAGAAATCgcatttttacaaattttttaatttaaccattACGTTgtaaaacagaaaataaaattatcaacttaaaaaaattgtatctcaaaaaccaccAGAGATTTTCAAGAACGGTTTGTTGCATTAACAATTAGACACTTTCGTTTATGAGTTCtgaaaattgcagaaaaaaatgttaagaaatcgaattttcacgaatttttgaatttaatgcTATAACCAACACCTTATAAAACAGTAAGAAAACTTAAGGaacttgtatctcaaaaaccaaaagagattttcaaaaacggttggttgcattaaaaaattgacaCTTTCATTTATAATCTCTGAAAATTGTagagaaaattttcaagaaatcgaaTTTTcacagttttttaatttaaccattACGTTgtaaaatggaaaataaacttatcaacttaaaaaaattgtatctcaaaaaccaccAGAGATTTTCAAGAACGGTTTATTGCATTAACAATTAGACACTTTCTTTTATGAATTCtgaaaattgcagaaaaaaattttaagaaatcgaattttcacgaattttttaatttaatgctGTAACCAACACCTTATAAAACAGTAAGAAAACTTAAGGaacttgtatctcaaaaaccaaaagagattttcaaaaatggtttgttgcattaaaaaattgacactttcatttataatttctgaaaattgtagagaaaattttcaagaaatcgaattttcacaatttttttaatttaaccattACGTTGTAAAAcggaaaataaacttatcaacttaaaaaaattgtatctcaaaaacgaccAGAGATTTTTAAGAACGGTTTGTTGCATTAACAATTAGACACTTTCTTTTATGAATTCtgaaaattgcagaaaaaaattttaagaaatcgaattttcacgaatttttgaatttaatgcTATAATCAATACCTTATAAAACAGTAGAAAAAAACTTAAGGaacttgtatctcaaaaaccaaaagagattttcaaaaatggtttgttgcattaaaaaattgacactttcatttataatttctgaaaattgtagagaaaattttcaagaaatcgaattttcacaatttttttaatttaaccattACGTTGTAAAAcggaaaataaacttatcaacttaaaaaaattgtatctcaaaaaccaccAGAGATTTTCAAGAACGGTTTATTGCATTAACAATTAGACACTTTCTTTTATGAATTCtgaaaattgcagaaaaaaattttaagaaatcgaattttcacgaattttttaatttaatgctGTAACCAACACCTTATAAAACAGTAAGAAAACTTAAGGaacttgtatctcaaaaaccaaaagagattttcaaaaatggtttgttgcattaaaaaattgacactttcatttataatttctgaaaattgtagagaaaattttcaagaaatcgaattttcacaatttttttaatttaaccattACGTTGTAAAAcggaaaataaacttatcaacttaaaaaaattgtatctcaaaaacgaccAGAGATTTTTAAGAACGGTTTGTTGCATTAACAATTAGACACTTTCTTTTATGAATTCtgaaaattgcagaaaaaaattttaagaaatcgaattttcacgaatttttgaatttaatgcTATAATCAATACCTTATAAAACAGTAGAAAAAAACTTAAGGaacttgtatctcaaaaaccaaaagagattttcaaaaatggtttgttgcattaaaaaattgacactttcatttataatttctgaaaattgtagagaaaattttcaagaaatcgaattttcacaatttttttaatttaaccattACGTTGTAAAAcggaaaataaacttatcaacttaaaaaaattgtatctcaaaaacgaccAGAGATTTTTAAGAACGGTTTGTTGCATTAACAATTAGACACTTTCTTTTATGAATTCtgaaaattgcagaaaaaaattttaagaaatcgaattttcacgaatttttgaatttaatgcTATAATCAATACCTTATAAAACAGTAGAAAAAAACTTAAGGaacttgtatctcaaaaaccaaaagagattttcaaaaatggtttgttgcattaaaaaattgacactttcatttataatttctgaaaattgtagagaaaattttcaagaaatcgaattttcacaatttttttaatttaaccattACGTTGTAAAAcggaaaataaacttatcaacttaaaaaaattgtatctcaaaaacgaccAGAGATTTTTAAGAACGGTTTGTTGCATTAACAATTAGACACTTTCGTTTATGAGTTCTGAAAATtgctgaaaaaaatgttgagaaatcgaattttcacgaatttttgaatttaatgcTATAACCAACactttataaaacaataaaaaattttgtgaaagATTTTGGTAGAAACAAGGAAGGTTGagaatttttatgaatcaaaatgtttttaatactttCTATTACacatcaaatttataaatattaatgaaacgTGTAAATACACATAATAATATGTTTATTCTTGAAAACTTTGCATTAAAGTGAAAAGTGAAAAAGCAGCTTGCATCatctaaaacaaaacaatatttaataacacacccaaatattaaaaaaaattcgtaCCTTTAGAAAcatatttaaatctaaaatccATAATCCAGCAACTAACTCAACTTTTGATTGTGCCATCATTATAATCATACACAGcgattttgtaaatttattattgtgcTCAAGATGCCAATCGTAATCAAAAGCTGCATGTGCTAAACTATTAGCTTGTTCGGAAATTTTTTCCCCTGCTAAACAATACGTGAAAATTTGTAATGTTAAAGTCATAAAATAAACGCAATAATTCGCAGCTAACGAATAACTTTTAGCCATCCTCCCAGTTCCGATGGTGTAAATACCAATGCAAACCGAAGCAACTGATCCACTCATTTGATTCATATTAAGGGTTGAATAAACCGTGTTGatgtctttaataaattttataacaagatTGTGTTGGTAAACCAACATAGAAATTCGATCCATCAAAGCTTTTTGGTCGTTAACCCCATTTTTAACGTCTTTAAGGTTGTTTAtaccatatttaattttttctaattcacAATAAGCCATTGTTAAGAACCCAAAAAATAATCCATCAAAACCGCTGATTGTTACacacataaatataaaaccgAGTACttccataaaataatttaaataaaaacaagtgTGGCTTTTGTTACTATCGCAAATCGTGTGCCAAGGAATCGATAAAGTTTGAATCATCACCAAAGGTTTAATACAAAACGtaaaacatgttaaaaaaagCAAGATTAGCATCGTTTTGAAACCTTTCGCGGTTTGAGCGTGGATATTTGAAACTATATTTTTGCACTCTTCCCCAAAAATGTCTAAAGGCCAAAATGCTTcggttgattttattaaatttgcgtAAGTTTTTCCATCGACGAGTAACATGAAATATTTTGCGAacatctaaaatttaataaattaattattttaattaagttgttGTAATTTTAACTTGATAAAATCCGACGAATCCAATCATTGCTTCAGCCATAACTTCAacgtttaaaataacttgggttgttaataatttcgtcGAGGCGTAACAAcacatcaaaaaaattaaaatccttaaatatctTAGTTTGTCTTTGATGATTGGGTGAATACCAACTATTGTTAGGTACTTTAAAGCTGAAGGAATTAATGGACTTTGATCCATGTTTCTAGAGAACTAAAATGAGtggtgaatttttttaatctttttatataaagctTTGTGACATATATTACTGGGTAATTATCCAATTATGTCCGGGTAATTGGTGCAGTAAAATTGGTGGTTGGAAATTAGCGGAgctgaataatttattttgctggaaaattagatgaatttaaaggaaaaaaaaagtcGTGATAGACCTTGAACTTTTCCGTATCCCATCCTAAatcaacatgttttttataaCCCCCAAgtgtgtttttaagaaaatctcCTTTTTTGAGACACGAAGACCCttgactaaaaaaaaaatatataaaaagaacCCGTGGCATGACAAACGCTTTTCCGGAAACGACGTTTGAATAACATTCGgtgaaatattgaaaacaacGCGCTAAATAAATCCGTTAAAGCATGTCAGGTACCGGGTGGGAGTTGCAATCATTTTCGAgctgaaatatgaagaaataaaTCAACTAATGGCGGACGGGATTGCGCTAAATTTCGTATATGTACAATTCTACAATTGCCCGTTCACGCATGTGCTCGTAATGCATATATCATTgtgaaccaaaaaaaaattaaccctCAATGTGAATCATTCGAACATGTGTGTTTTGTATATCGACACAACTCATGATATGACTATTaatagtaattaaatttttttttaggattttaagaatatggataatttaatataagttaatgtttttgaaaatcttttttggcttttgagatacaagttttttaagttttttcttgttttataagttattgattttatagaattaaattcaaaaattcatgaaaattcgatttcttaacatttttttctgcaattttcgGAATTCATAAACAAAAGTGTCTAATTGTTAATGTCACAAACCGTTCTTGAAAAGCTCTggtggtttttgagatacaaattgtttaagttgataagtttattttccgTGGTAAAGgtggttaaattaaaaaatttgtgaaaatgcaatttcttggaaattttcactacaattttcagaaattataaatgaaagtgtcaattttttaatgcaacaaacggtttttgaaaatctcttttggtttttgagatacaaatgttttaagtttttctttactgtATCATAAGGTGTTGGTTATAgcattaaattcaaaaattcgtgaaaattCGAttacttaacatttttttctgcaattttcaGAACTCATAAACGAAAGTGTCTAATTGTTAATGCAACAAACCGTTCTTGAAAATCTCTggtggtttttgagatacaatttttttaagttgataactttattttccgttttacaacgttaaaataaaaaatttgtgaaaatgcgatttcttggaaattttctctacaattttcagaaattataaatgaaagtgtcaattttttaatgcaacaaaccgtttttgaaaatctcttttggtttttgagatacaagttCCTTAAGTTTTTTTACTGTTTTATAAGGTGTTAGTTACAGcattaaattcataaattcGTGAAAATTCGATTTCTTAACATTTCTTTCTGCAATTTTCAGAACTCATAAACGAAAGTGTCTAATTGTTAATGCAACAAACCGTTCTTGAAAATCTCtgttggtttttgagatacaatttttttaagttgataactttattttccgttttacaacgttaaaataaaaaatttgtgaaaatgtgatttcttggaaattttctctacaattttcagaaattataaatgaaagtgtcaattttttaatgcaacaaaccgtttttgaaaatctcttttggtttttgagatacaagttCCTCAAGTTTTTTTACTGTTTTGTAAAGTGTTGGTTATAGCATTAAATTCAAAGATTCGTGAAAATTCgatttcttaacatttttttctgcaattttcaGAACTCATAAACGAAAGTGTCTAATTGTTAATGCAACAAACCGTTCTTGAAAATCTCTggtggtttttgagatacaaattttgtaagttgataagtttattttccgTTTTACAACGTaatggttaaattaaaaaaattgtgaaaatgtgatttcttggaaattttctctacaattttcagaaattataaatgaaagtatcaattttttaatgcaacaaacagtttttgaaaatctcttttggtttttgagatacaagttCCTTAAGTTTTTTTACTGTTTGTAAAGTGTTGGTTATAgcattaaattcaaaaattcgtgaaaattcgatttcttaacatttttttctgcaattttcaGAACTCATAAACGAAAGTGTCTAATTGTTAATGCAACAAACCATTCTTGAAAATCTCTggtggtttttgagatacaaattttttaagttgataagtttattttccgTTTAACGACGTaatggttaaattaaaaaattcttgaaaattttctctacaattttcagaaattataaatgaaagTGTCAatattttaatgcaacaaacaGTTTCTGATAATctcttttgatttttgagatacagcTCTCTCTACATCTCTTCTTCTTATGGATCTAAATTCAGTTATGATACTCTCTCTTAGGTTTTCAATGTTATCATGTTCTTGTTGGTACACCAACTGTTCTTCAAAGTTCCCCATAAAAATGTATCTAAAACATTTAGATCCGGAGATCTTGCAGGCCAATATGTTGGAACCAATATTTGTTGTAGTTTGCAATAGGTAAATTCTCCAAATATTTCCCAAATGTTGTTCTCAAAAATTGCAGATACATTTCTCCATTCAAATTAGCCCGGAAAAAATGTGGACCTAATATTCGATTTCCATAGATTCCTGCCCATACATTTAAACTAAAACCAATTTGTGGCCTAATTTCCCTGAATTGCATAGGATTGTTGATGCTCCAAATATGCtcattgtttttgttgaaaacaccaaaatttgtaaaagtaaaaaaattcagGAGAAAGATactttataacattttaagtGATTCCTTTTAAATTCTCTCCAGACACTAGTTAGTTTGCGGAAGCCCAAATTCTGATGCTATTTCATATGTAGATTTTGAACTATTATTTCTTATCTAAAACAGTACTGTAACTTCCTGATTCATTCTATCACAGTACTTTCTCCGTGGCTTCTGAAAAGCTCCATATTCAACCAAACGTTGATTTAATGTTGTAAATATCGTTCTGCCCGGTTGTCGTCTATCTGGATACATTTCCAAATACATTTGCGAAGTTCTC
Proteins encoded:
- the LOC111418387 gene encoding odorant receptor 82a-like, translating into MDQSPLIPSALKYLTIVGIHPIIKDKLRYLRILIFLMCCYASTKLLTTQVILNVEVMAEAMIGFVGFYQMFAKYFMLLVDGKTYANLIKSTEAFWPLDIFGEECKNIVSNIHAQTAKGFKTMLILLFLTCFTFCIKPLVMIQTLSIPWHTICDSNKSHTCFYLNYFMEVLGFIFMCVTISGFDGLFFGFLTMAYCELEKIKYGINNLKDVKNGVNDQKALMDRISMLVYQHNLVIKFIKDINTVYSTLNMNQMSGSVASVCIGIYTIGTGRMAKSYSLAANYCVYFMTLTLQIFTYCLAGEKISEQANSLAHAAFDYDWHLEHNNKFTKSLCMIIMMAQSKVELVAGLWILDLNMFLKMMQAAFSLFTLMQSFQE